A stretch of the Thunnus thynnus chromosome 7, fThuThy2.1, whole genome shotgun sequence genome encodes the following:
- the zbtb38 gene encoding zinc finger and BTB domain-containing protein 38 codes for MTVVSPCTQNLMDSSHPHTVLSKLNEQRSQGLFCDVTIVVEDVKFRAHKNILAACSGYFRSALTTPETWSSSQVLELMDLKSEVFASILNFIYCSKVTSPAAKDTGGLVAAGKRLGIPFLEKLAEQEKLDSGITQNLPEYVNSTDSSAAPVPTKTKKEAPRPEEIDSARGPRITNAFSINEVCPGNNPFTPLVQTNGERQSPDVGQLPASCPTTSCLNGNNETTQALSEHSYAVSQATEEKDNSQWDNKKVCKPAISQPKQLMYRNAGPLKKRHRLRGTLCRNILPAPAEPHTDKPNTVTPILADGATAAPVAVMTPPPLFSEAETDKRIDTVLPVATDNVQMDLDPPTLSPHTEDSISIYGCDHCPEIFTNKALLTIHSEVHKKRFVSHLFCKFCHRKFIHLKRLRNHEQICPKPVRGPPKLDTSDISAREVDLHSGDTPHMENIMTQLPSADLSAPYSPEPLQMDQSEPPQEEKTIKPGGSQKRYNCSVCKRVYVTLSSLKRHENVHSWQRAYPCHYCNKVFALAEYRTKHELWHTGERRYQCIFCLETFMTYYILKNHQKSFHGIDPTLAVKKKSANGGLKASVYPIKLYRLLPMKFRKRKYKTYSETYSETGERGDQAPSDSNSPIPPFEKNGMISYPDTVPFPLTFMATTKTVSPVMPRISFDKPCDQDTDQSLNAELESCHQRGTRKEAEHRGSPFNYNSTFSLQPDTDSPAGGQKDDPLDLISSQHISHNVPFLNSLNTVKKLGELSASAKRVEDMTKEILQSSTEKLVLDKKVGAKTETYFAKPACPGPSADGDTMPLCQITVKIGNEAIIRRRIKGSKLFPRKKRRVRELSEVESQQSPVRDNSESPRLRLRPEVPAATAPETYDDPNDCDTADKLWRPYYSYKAKKKTKKLRFKHRKALFHRYPETSVDRAADSEAQLDSWRTEESISGGSGELKRSLSRNCSPRATYNCDICDSSFITETGLRAHIIGSHPCFCRTCGKQGPPGEAPAGSDYICNSCMESGSCFDNTPRSPNPEKKYRCSFCPQRFLYLATKRSHEKKHQETTEEGYNYDNFIPCSKYSAHLSEDDKQDFIKTEETDNQESTDMKGEKVEGGHFSLDKIKPKIEDTTDFMSLTPYQEMSFSNIKSPLSPCSDRLFSLTPSKMKHKMAKKRINAMHSMHLTSKKQACDRDSDSNKDSLSGSRTNSHNDREKSCKLSRRNDSDSKGTHISIHKPEKWVCKEEPFF; via the coding sequence aTGACTGTGGTGTCTCCCTGCACTCAGAACCTGATGGATAGTTCTCACCCTCACACCGTGCTAAGCAAGCTCAATGAGCAGCGCTCACAAGGCCTTTTCTGCGATGTAACCATTGTGGTGGAGGATGTTAAGTTTCGGGCTCACAAGAACATCCTGGCAGCCTGCAGCGGTTACTTCAGAAGTGCTCTGACAACTCCTGAGACATGGAGCTCCAGTCAAGTGCTGGAGCTGATGGACCTGAAGTCTGAGGTGTTCGCTAGTATCCTCAACTTTATCTACTGCTCGAAGGTGACATCACCTGCTGCAAAGGACACAGGGGGCCTAGTGGCAGCGGGAAAAAGACTTGGTATTCCTTTCTTGGAAAAGCTTGCAGAACAAGAGAAACTAGACTCAGGCATAACTCAAAACCTACCCGAATATGTTAATTCCACAGACTCCAGCGCAGCCCCAGTGCctacaaaaacaaagaaggaaGCCCCCAGGCCCGAGGAGATAGACAGTGCCAGAGGGCCACGCATCACCAATGCCTTCTCCATCAATGAAGTGTGCCCTGGGAACAATCCTTTCACCCCTCTGGTTCAAACCAATGGTGAGAGGCAGTCACCAGATGTGGGGCAGCTCCCAGCAAGTTGCCCTACAACCTCCTGCCTCAACGGGAACAATGAGACCACCCAGGCCCTCTCAGAGCACTCATATGCAGTAAGCCAAGCCActgaagaaaaagacaacagtCAGTGGGACAACAAGAAAGTCTGTAAGCCAGCAATATCACAGCCAAAGCAACTCATGTACCGGAATGCAGGCCCGCTTAAAAAGCGCCACAGGCTGAGAGGCACTTTGTGTAGAAATATACTCCCAGCACCAGCTGAACCACACACAGATAAACCAAATACTGTCACCCCCATATTAGCTGATGGTGCAACGGCAGCACCTGTTGCAGTCATGACACCACCTCCACTTTTTTCAGAGGCAGAAACAGACAAGCGTATAGACACAGTGCTTCCAGTGGCAACTGACAATGTCCAAATGGACTTAGATCCACCAACTCTTTCTCCTCACACAGAGGACAGCATCTCAATCTATGGATGTGACCACTGTCCAGAGATATTCACAAATAAAGCTCTTCTCACCATTCACTCAGAGGTGCATAAAAAGCGCTTTGTTAGTCATTTGTTTTGCAAGTTTTGTCACAGAAAGTTCATACACCTCAAACGGCTGCGCAACCACGAGCAGATCTGTCCCAAGCCTGTGAGAGGCCCACCTAAACTAGATACCAGTGACATATCGGCCAGAGAGGTGGACCTCCATTCAGGTGACACACCGCACATGGAGAACATCATGACACAGCTTCCCTCTGCTGACCTCTCTGCCCCTTACAGTCCAGAGCCTCTTCAAATGGACCAATCAGAGCCTCCGCAGGAGGAGAAGACAATAAAGCCAGGTGGCAGTCAGAAGAGATACAACTGCAGTGTGTGTAAACGAGTGTATGTCACCCTATCCAGTCTGAAGCGGCACGAGAATGTACATTCCTGGCAGAGGGCCTATCCCTGTCATTATTGTAATAAAGTGTTTGCTTTGGCAGAGTACCGTACCAAGCATGAACTCTGGCACACGGGTGAACGCCGCTATCAGTGCATTTTCTGCCTGGAGACCTTCATGACATACTATATCTTAAAGAATCATCAGAAGTCTTTTCATGGCATTGATCCCACACTAGCTGTGAAGAAAAAATCGGCCAATGGTGGGCTGAAAGCCAGTGTTTATCCAATCAAACTTTACAGGCTCCTGCCTATGAAGtttagaaagagaaaatacaagaCATATAGCGAGACATATTCAGAGACTGGTGAAAGAGGCGATCAAGCTCCATCAGATAGCAACTCTCCTATCCCtccatttgaaaaaaatggtatGATCAGCTACCCTGACACTGTTCCATTCCCTCTGACATTCATGGCAACGACAAAGACAGTGTCCCCTGTCATGCCTCGTATCAGCTTTGACAAACCATGTGACCAAGATACTGACCAAAGTTTGAACGCTGAATTGGAAAGCTGTCACCAGAGAGGCACAAGAAAAGAGGCTGAGCATAGAGGGTCACCCTTCAACTATAACAGTACCTTCTCTCTGCAACCTGACACAGATTCTCCTGCAGGAGGTCAGAAAGATGATCCTCTCGATCTGATTAGCTCACAGCACATCAGTCATAATGTGCCATTCTTAAACTCTTTGAACACTGTTAAAAAGCTAGGTGAGTTATCAGCTTCTGCAAAAAGAGTTGAGGATATGACCAAGGAGATACTCCAGTCAAGCACTGAGAAACTAGTACTTGATAAAAAGGTGGGGGCAAAGACGGAGACGTATTTTGCCAAACCTGCATGCCCTGGTCCATCAGCAGATGGTGACACAATGCCTCTCTGCCAGATAACAGTGAAAATAGGCAATGAAGCCATCATCCGCCGCAGAATCAAAGGATCCAAGCTCTTCccaagaaagaaaaggagagtcAGAGAACTGAGCGAAGTGGAAAGTCAACAGTCTCCAGTACGGGACAACTCGGAGAGCCCCAGGCTCCGCCTCAGACCAGAAGTTCCTGCCGCTACAGCCCCTGAGACATATGATGATCCCAATGACTGTGACACAGCTGATAAGCTCTGGCGTCCCTACTATTCTTACAAAGctaaaaagaagacaaagaagcTGAGATTCAAGCACAGAAAAGCTCTGTTTCACCGTTATCCTGAAACATCTGTAGATAGAGCTGCTGACAGTGAGGCCCAACTTGACAGCTGGAGGACAGAAGAGAGTATCTCAGGTGGTAGTGGAGAGTTGAAGCGTAGTCTTAGCAGGAACTGTAGCCCGAGGGCCACCTACAACTGTGACATCTGTGACAGCTCTTTTATCACAGAGACTGGTTTGAGAGCACACATTATTGGTTCCCACCCATGTTTCTGCCGGACTTGTGGTAAACAAGGTCCCCCGGGTGAGGCACCTGCCGGCAGTGATTACATCTGCAACAGCTGTATGGAGAGCGGCTCCTGCTTTGATAATACACCCCGGAGCCCCAACCCAGAGAAGAAGTATCGCTGCTCCTTCTGTCCCCAGCGTTTTCTCTACCTTGCCACCAAGAGAAGCCATGAGAAAAAACACCAGGAGACAACGGAGGAGGGATACAATTATGACAACTTCATACCATGTTCTAAATACTCAGCACACCTGAGTGAAGATGATAAACAAGACTTTATCAAAACAGAGGAAACTGACAATCAAGAGAGTACTGACATGAAAGGTGAGAAGGTGGAAGGAGGACATTTTTCCTTGGATAAAATTAAACCTAAAATTGAGGATACAACTGACTTTATGTCTTTGACTCCATACCAGGAGATGTCATTTTCCAACATTAAAAGTCCATTATCGCCCTGCAGTGACCGACTGTTCTCTCTGACACCCTCaaagatgaaacacaaaatggccaaaaaacgAATCAATGCAATGCATTCTATGCATCTCACTTCAAAAAAACAAGCCTGTGACAGAGACAGCGATAGCAACAAGGACAGTTTGTCGGGGTCAAGAACAAACAGTCACAATGATCGCGAGAAGTCCTGTAAACTGTCAAGGAGAAATGACTCTGACTCTAAAGGTACCCACATTTCTATACACAAGCCAGAGAAATGGGTGTGCAAAGAGGAGCCATTCTTTTAA